One genomic region from Streptomyces sp. NBC_01304 encodes:
- a CDS encoding class I adenylate-forming enzyme family protein, translating into MPSFTYPDVPLDGLLRTAADRDPDGIALRTAGGSDTPVTYRELDEQADRVAEFLHRETKGRGGVRIGVTNVLDPVFAATYYGTSRSGGVVVLVNPLIREEGLRHVFATAGVEVAFVPTPTAELLTKMRGALPKLRTIVVTDAADGVVPADAVPLHTVVREQGRPRLQQGHTVAPDSVACVQYTTGTTGRPKGVLLTHRNLVANARQTALAHRLTRTSVTLNHLPLHHVMHLNSAVYAGACQVLCQDPDPFASLAAAAAADATHYFGLPARLHRLAADKRLTGAPQLPGGPHLTAVLSGGSGLRPEAARTLRARLGVPVIQGYGMAELSPLTHCQRPDRYRSGSVGTAVPGTECRLVEIGTRTPVDIWSTGEVQVRGPQLMAGYLGEQGCPRIDADGWFATGDVGYLDDEGELYLVDRLVDIFKYDNEIVSPSQIEQIIAEDRRVADCVVADWPDPVHGGIVWAGIVLRDDAAQETYGWDDTRDGIGILDVLDSITQRANERLAHHEQIRLTEALEAIPRTPTGKPERRALRQQLKTRAAA; encoded by the coding sequence GTGCCGAGCTTCACGTATCCGGATGTCCCGCTGGACGGCCTCCTTCGCACGGCGGCCGACCGTGACCCGGACGGCATCGCCCTGCGTACGGCGGGCGGCTCGGACACCCCGGTCACCTACCGGGAGCTGGACGAACAGGCCGACCGCGTCGCCGAGTTCCTGCACCGGGAGACCAAGGGCAGAGGCGGCGTACGCATCGGCGTGACCAACGTCCTCGACCCGGTCTTCGCCGCCACCTACTACGGCACCAGCCGCAGCGGCGGCGTCGTGGTCCTCGTCAACCCCCTGATCAGGGAAGAGGGTCTGCGGCACGTCTTCGCCACGGCCGGGGTCGAGGTGGCCTTCGTGCCCACGCCCACGGCCGAGCTGCTCACCAAGATGCGCGGCGCCCTGCCGAAGCTGCGCACCATCGTGGTCACCGACGCGGCGGACGGCGTGGTCCCGGCGGACGCGGTGCCCCTGCACACGGTCGTACGGGAGCAGGGCCGCCCTCGCCTCCAGCAGGGCCACACCGTCGCGCCCGACTCGGTGGCCTGCGTGCAGTACACCACCGGCACCACCGGCCGCCCCAAGGGCGTCCTGCTCACCCACCGCAACCTGGTCGCCAACGCCCGCCAGACCGCGCTCGCGCACCGGCTGACCCGCACCTCGGTCACCCTCAACCACCTGCCGCTGCACCACGTGATGCACTTGAACTCCGCGGTGTACGCGGGCGCCTGCCAGGTCCTGTGCCAGGACCCGGACCCGTTCGCCTCGCTGGCCGCGGCCGCCGCGGCCGACGCCACCCACTACTTCGGGCTGCCCGCGCGGCTGCACCGGCTGGCCGCCGACAAGCGGCTCACCGGCGCTCCCCAACTGCCGGGAGGGCCGCACCTGACGGCCGTGCTCTCCGGCGGCTCGGGCCTGCGGCCGGAGGCGGCCCGCACCCTGCGCGCCCGGCTCGGCGTCCCCGTCATCCAGGGCTACGGCATGGCCGAGCTCTCCCCGCTCACCCACTGCCAGCGCCCGGACCGCTACCGCTCGGGCTCGGTCGGCACCGCCGTGCCGGGGACCGAGTGCCGGCTCGTGGAGATCGGCACCCGCACCCCCGTCGACATCTGGTCCACCGGCGAAGTGCAGGTCAGGGGCCCGCAGTTGATGGCCGGCTATCTCGGCGAGCAGGGCTGTCCGCGGATCGACGCGGACGGCTGGTTCGCCACCGGCGACGTCGGCTACCTCGACGACGAGGGAGAGCTGTACCTCGTCGACCGGCTCGTCGACATCTTCAAGTACGACAACGAAATCGTCTCCCCGAGCCAGATCGAGCAGATCATCGCCGAGGACCGGCGCGTCGCCGACTGCGTGGTAGCCGACTGGCCCGACCCCGTGCACGGCGGCATCGTCTGGGCGGGCATCGTGCTGCGCGACGACGCGGCGCAAGAGACGTACGGATGGGACGACACCCGAGACGGCATCGGCATCCTCGACGTCCTCGACTCGATCACCCAGCGCGCCAACGAACGCCTCGCGCACCACGAGCAGATCCGGCTCACCGAGGCCCTGGAAGCGATACCCCGCACACCCACCGGCAAGCCCGAACGCCGCGCTCTCAGACAGCAGTTGAAGACCCGCGCCGCCGCCTGA
- a CDS encoding FAD-dependent oxidoreductase — protein sequence MSGPRAQRHPEVLVVGAGPVGLTTAHELARRGLKVRLVDAAHGPARTSRAVATHPRTLETYDQMGVVDDILPRGRQNRAFTMYAKGRRLVRLDADYRTMPTSYPYTLVIQQTETEAVLRDAVARHGVEIEWGVRLTGFEQDEHGVRARLSTADGTEESVEASWLVGCDGGHSTVRKLLGLALLGETSETWMLADAPVTTDLPPDTIYWTHTGGQALMMVPYARDGHWRLLDTAPTDRATDPRGVEEQLTAKLSAGLGRPVHVGEAEWTSVFTFQQRMVERMQRGRVLVAGDAAHVHSPASGQGMNTGIQEAYNLAWKLASVHQGHAGRELLDTYSEERVPIGKALLGATRTATFLVQLKNLLASVMLPVVFTVVRNVPVLRRAIQRKVLGGMSGLRIGYADSSLTTSRVRRSERGAGPVPGERVTAAAVHAPEDRGCRGLHGELRDPRWSLLLATGGTGPGDVPQGVAITAAVQYAEWLSVRTVGGTDGPAPLADPDSRLRGALGLAPGGWLLVRPDGYVAARGAVLSRGALGRALAPIGALAPLAEPARVEPGPQLPVPAHRLKEQ from the coding sequence GTGAGCGGCCCCCGCGCACAGCGCCACCCGGAGGTCCTCGTCGTGGGCGCGGGGCCGGTCGGCCTGACCACCGCCCACGAGCTGGCCCGCCGCGGCCTCAAGGTCCGGCTCGTCGACGCCGCCCACGGGCCCGCCCGCACCAGCCGGGCCGTCGCCACGCACCCGCGCACCCTGGAGACGTACGACCAGATGGGCGTCGTCGACGACATCCTGCCCCGGGGCCGGCAGAACCGTGCCTTCACCATGTACGCGAAGGGGCGCCGCCTGGTGCGCCTGGACGCCGACTACCGCACGATGCCGACGTCGTACCCCTACACGCTGGTCATCCAGCAGACCGAGACCGAGGCCGTGCTGCGCGACGCCGTCGCCCGGCACGGCGTCGAGATCGAATGGGGCGTACGGCTCACCGGCTTCGAGCAGGACGAGCACGGCGTGCGGGCCCGGCTGAGCACGGCCGACGGCACCGAGGAGAGCGTCGAGGCGTCCTGGCTGGTCGGCTGCGACGGCGGACACAGCACCGTACGCAAACTCCTCGGTCTCGCACTGCTCGGCGAGACCAGCGAGACCTGGATGCTCGCCGACGCCCCCGTCACCACCGACCTGCCGCCCGACACCATCTACTGGACGCACACCGGCGGCCAGGCGCTGATGATGGTGCCCTACGCCCGCGACGGACACTGGCGGCTCCTCGACACCGCGCCCACGGACCGCGCGACCGACCCGCGCGGCGTCGAGGAGCAGCTGACCGCCAAGCTCTCCGCGGGCCTCGGCCGCCCGGTGCACGTCGGCGAGGCCGAGTGGACCTCGGTCTTCACGTTCCAGCAGCGCATGGTGGAACGGATGCAGCGCGGCCGCGTCCTGGTGGCCGGTGACGCCGCCCATGTGCACAGCCCCGCCTCCGGCCAGGGCATGAACACCGGCATCCAGGAGGCGTACAACCTCGCCTGGAAGCTGGCATCGGTCCACCAGGGCCATGCAGGGCGGGAGTTGCTCGACACCTACAGCGAGGAGCGGGTGCCGATCGGCAAGGCGCTCCTCGGCGCCACCCGCACCGCCACCTTCCTGGTCCAGCTGAAGAACCTGCTCGCCTCGGTCATGCTGCCGGTCGTCTTCACGGTCGTACGCAATGTGCCGGTGCTGCGCCGCGCCATCCAGCGCAAGGTGCTCGGCGGCATGTCCGGACTGCGCATCGGATACGCCGACAGCTCCCTGACCACTTCCCGCGTCAGGCGCTCCGAGCGGGGCGCCGGACCCGTGCCGGGCGAGCGCGTCACCGCCGCGGCCGTGCACGCCCCCGAGGACCGGGGCTGCCGCGGACTCCACGGCGAACTACGCGATCCGCGCTGGTCGTTGCTGCTCGCCACGGGCGGCACCGGACCCGGCGACGTGCCCCAGGGCGTGGCCATCACGGCAGCGGTCCAGTACGCCGAGTGGCTCTCGGTGCGCACCGTCGGCGGCACCGACGGGCCCGCCCCGCTCGCCGACCCCGACAGCCGGCTGCGGGGGGCCCTCGGTCTCGCACCGGGCGGCTGGCTGCTTGTCCGCCCCGACGGCTATGTCGCCGCGCGCGGCGCCGTGCTCTCCCGGGGCGCCCTGGGCCGGGCACTCGCCCCGATCGGCGCACTCGCCCCCCTCGCGGAACCCGCCCGGGTCGAACCAGGACCCCAACTCCCCGTACCCGCCCACCGGCTGAAGGAGCAATGA
- a CDS encoding MBL fold metallo-hydrolase produces the protein MPGTRAAAHVPGTRAGQSATLTEIADGVFAYVQSDGGWCLNNAGVIANGADSALVDTVATEARARRLRAAALGLAPRPPRLLVNTHFHGDHTFGNFVFPEAVVIGHERARADITTAGLHLTGLWPDVCWGDLRIAPPTVTYRDRMTLHVGSTQVELLHVGPAHTTGDTVVWLPEQRVVFTGDLVMAGATPFCPMGSVTGSLEALRVLRGLGADTVVPGHGPVGGPELLDANEGYLRRLQTLATGGIAAGLSPRELAVEAGPGPYADLIDAERLVPNLHRAYAEALGAAPGDPLDIPALFREMSEYHGGLPACHA, from the coding sequence GTGCCGGGCACACGCGCCGCGGCGCACGTCCCGGGTACTCGTGCCGGGCAGAGCGCGACGCTCACCGAGATCGCCGACGGGGTCTTCGCGTACGTCCAGTCCGACGGCGGCTGGTGTCTCAACAACGCGGGGGTGATCGCGAACGGCGCGGACAGCGCGCTCGTCGACACGGTCGCCACCGAGGCGCGGGCCCGCCGGCTGCGCGCGGCCGCGCTCGGGCTCGCGCCCAGGCCGCCCCGGCTCCTGGTCAACACCCACTTCCACGGGGACCACACCTTCGGCAACTTCGTCTTCCCCGAGGCCGTGGTGATCGGCCACGAGCGGGCGCGGGCGGACATCACCACGGCCGGCCTGCACCTGACCGGGCTGTGGCCCGACGTGTGCTGGGGCGACCTGCGGATCGCGCCGCCGACGGTCACCTACCGGGACCGGATGACCCTCCATGTAGGCTCCACACAGGTCGAGTTGCTGCATGTGGGGCCCGCGCACACCACCGGCGACACCGTCGTGTGGCTGCCCGAGCAGCGGGTGGTGTTCACCGGCGACCTGGTGATGGCGGGGGCCACGCCGTTCTGCCCCATGGGCTCGGTCACCGGTTCGCTGGAGGCCCTGCGGGTGCTGCGCGGTCTCGGCGCCGACACCGTGGTGCCGGGGCACGGACCGGTCGGCGGCCCCGAGCTGCTCGACGCCAACGAGGGCTATCTGCGCCGGCTGCAGACCCTGGCCACCGGCGGCATCGCGGCGGGGCTGAGCCCGCGCGAGCTCGCCGTCGAGGCCGGCCCCGGACCGTACGCGGACCTCATCGACGCCGAACGCCTGGTGCCCAACCTGCACCGGGCCTACGCGGAGGCGCTGGGCGCGGCGCCCGGCGATCCGCTGGACATCCCCGCGCTGTTCCGGGAGATGAGCGAGTACCACGGCGGGCTGCCGGCCTGTCACGCCTGA
- a CDS encoding acyl carrier protein, with amino-acid sequence MERLELTALTALLRDAAGEGEGIDLNEDALDTLFLDLGYDSLALLQTTGVVERDYDVRLDEEALDEAQTPRQYLDLVNEALSAQRTAA; translated from the coding sequence GTGGAACGCCTTGAGCTCACTGCACTCACCGCTTTGCTGCGCGACGCCGCGGGCGAGGGGGAGGGCATCGACCTGAACGAAGACGCCCTGGACACCCTCTTCCTCGACCTGGGCTACGACTCGCTCGCCCTGCTGCAGACCACCGGCGTCGTCGAGCGCGACTACGACGTCCGGCTCGACGAGGAGGCCCTGGACGAGGCGCAGACGCCGCGCCAGTACCTCGACCTCGTCAACGAGGCCCTGTCCGCGCAGCGGACCGCGGCCTGA
- a CDS encoding beta-ketoacyl-[acyl-carrier-protein] synthase family protein encodes MRRVVITGIGVVAPGGVGTKAFWSLLTDGRTATRRITLFDASSFRSQIAAEADFDPAAHGISPSEAHRLDRAAQFALAAAREAVEDSGLPASSSGADPVRTGVTLGSAVGCSTGLDEIYADVSERGSHWLLDHTRAEARLADYFVPSSLAAEVARDVGAQGPVAVVSTGCTSGLDALGHAVEVIRDGSADVMVAGASEAPVTPITLASFDAIRATSARNDEPETASRPFDRTRNGFVLGEGSAVLVLEEYGHARRRGAQIYAEIAGFASRSNAYHMTGLRLDGGEMAEAIRVALDEARLDREAVDYINAHGSGTKQNDKHETAAFKRSLGDHAHRVPVSSIKSMIGHSLGAIGSLEIAASALAIKHDTVPPTANLHEPDPACDLDYTPLVAREQRTDTVLSVGSGFGGFQSAMVLTTRRLGEAA; translated from the coding sequence ATGAGGCGCGTCGTCATCACCGGCATCGGAGTGGTCGCACCCGGCGGTGTGGGCACCAAGGCGTTCTGGTCGCTGCTGACCGACGGCCGCACCGCGACCCGCCGCATCACCCTCTTCGACGCCTCCTCGTTCCGCTCGCAGATCGCCGCCGAGGCCGACTTCGACCCGGCCGCCCACGGCATCTCGCCGAGCGAGGCACACCGCCTCGACCGCGCCGCCCAGTTCGCGCTCGCCGCGGCGCGCGAGGCGGTCGAGGACAGCGGGCTGCCGGCGAGCTCGTCGGGGGCGGACCCGGTACGCACCGGGGTCACCCTGGGCAGCGCCGTCGGATGCAGCACCGGACTCGACGAGATCTACGCCGACGTCAGCGAGCGCGGCAGCCACTGGCTGCTCGACCACACCCGGGCCGAGGCGCGGCTCGCCGACTACTTCGTGCCCAGCTCGCTGGCGGCCGAAGTGGCCCGCGACGTCGGCGCGCAGGGGCCCGTCGCGGTCGTCTCGACCGGCTGCACGTCCGGCCTCGACGCCCTCGGCCACGCCGTCGAAGTCATCCGGGACGGCAGCGCGGACGTCATGGTCGCCGGCGCCTCGGAGGCACCCGTCACCCCCATCACGCTGGCCTCGTTCGACGCGATCAGGGCCACCTCGGCCCGCAACGACGAGCCGGAGACCGCCTCGCGGCCCTTCGACCGGACCCGCAACGGCTTCGTCCTCGGCGAAGGCAGCGCGGTCCTCGTCCTGGAGGAGTACGGGCACGCGCGACGTCGCGGCGCCCAGATCTATGCCGAGATCGCGGGCTTCGCCAGCCGTTCCAACGCGTACCACATGACCGGACTGCGCCTGGACGGCGGCGAGATGGCCGAGGCCATCCGGGTCGCCCTGGACGAGGCGCGGCTCGACCGCGAGGCCGTCGACTACATCAACGCCCACGGCTCCGGCACCAAGCAGAACGACAAGCACGAGACCGCCGCGTTCAAGCGGAGCCTCGGCGATCACGCACACCGGGTGCCGGTCAGCTCCATCAAGTCGATGATCGGCCACTCGCTCGGCGCGATCGGCTCCCTGGAGATCGCGGCCAGCGCCCTGGCCATCAAGCACGACACCGTGCCGCCGACCGCCAACCTCCACGAGCCCGACCCCGCCTGCGACCTGGACTACACCCCGCTGGTCGCCCGCGAGCAGCGCACCGACACGGTGCTCAGCGTCGGCAGCGGATTCGGCGGCTTCCAGAGCGCCATGGTGCTCACCACCCGGCGTCTGGGGGAGGCCGCATGA
- a CDS encoding nuclear transport factor 2 family protein — translation MATETLSRPGTVAEAIDIGVVYPQVQQFYAHQMQLFDSFDADRWAGTFTEDAVFNVPTLDRPVHGRAELAANVRRNKSQAARTGEQTRHWIGMLDLMPQPDGTLNTRCYALVYVTPRGGESKLLRVCVMEDILVRSRAKWRTRYRLVTRDDLA, via the coding sequence ATGGCCACCGAGACACTCAGCCGCCCCGGCACGGTCGCCGAGGCGATCGACATCGGCGTGGTGTATCCGCAGGTCCAGCAGTTCTACGCGCACCAGATGCAGCTCTTCGACTCGTTCGACGCCGACCGCTGGGCGGGTACGTTCACGGAGGACGCCGTCTTCAATGTGCCGACGCTGGACCGGCCGGTGCACGGACGCGCCGAACTGGCCGCGAACGTACGCCGCAACAAGTCCCAGGCCGCCCGCACCGGCGAACAGACCCGGCACTGGATCGGCATGCTCGACCTGATGCCACAGCCGGACGGCACGCTCAACACCCGTTGCTACGCGCTGGTTTACGTCACCCCGCGCGGCGGCGAGTCGAAGCTGCTGCGGGTGTGCGTGATGGAGGACATCCTGGTGCGCTCGCGCGCCAAGTGGCGTACGCGCTACCGCCTCGTGACCCGTGACGACCTGGCCTGA
- a CDS encoding FAD-dependent monooxygenase, translating to MSVPTMDSVGEPHSDVCVVGAGPAGLALALMLLRSGIGVTLVERSTQLRRDFHGEILQPGGQRVLDQLGVLTAARDRGACALDGFQVLQDERLLLDIDYRRLEAPYDCLLALPQKHLLAELLAACQELDGFTYLEGHRVNGLLRDGERITGVVAQRSGSTTVTVRATAVVGADGRFSRTRMLAGIDAGRIEAFDQDVVWFALPAPDRATGRVRVHRTEGGALLVHDTHPDRLRIGWTLGHRTWNRAAARGIGAIRGELAAELPQFADLIHEHLHSLSDLKLLDVFAGQAGQWVQDGLVLIGDSAHTHGPIGAQGINLALQDAAAAHPVLVDAVRTGDASRERLLPYEERRRPAAAAVHRMQRMQAKALLGRGGAVATFARARAAALVTRTPIGARITHKIAYGTDPVEVRTDLFEATRPEPARS from the coding sequence GTGAGCGTGCCCACGATGGACAGCGTGGGCGAACCGCACAGCGACGTCTGCGTCGTCGGCGCGGGCCCGGCCGGGCTCGCCCTGGCCCTGATGCTGCTGCGCTCGGGGATCGGCGTGACGCTGGTGGAGCGCTCCACGCAGCTGCGCCGGGACTTCCACGGCGAGATCCTGCAGCCCGGCGGTCAGCGCGTCCTCGACCAGCTCGGCGTCCTGACCGCCGCCCGCGACCGCGGCGCCTGCGCGCTCGACGGCTTCCAGGTGCTGCAGGACGAACGGCTGCTGCTCGACATCGACTACCGGCGCCTCGAAGCCCCGTACGACTGCCTGCTCGCGCTGCCCCAGAAGCACCTGCTGGCCGAACTCCTCGCCGCCTGCCAGGAGTTGGACGGCTTCACCTATCTGGAGGGGCATCGCGTCAACGGGCTCCTGCGGGACGGCGAGCGCATCACCGGAGTGGTGGCGCAGCGCTCGGGATCCACCACCGTGACCGTGCGGGCGACGGCCGTCGTCGGCGCCGACGGGCGGTTCTCCCGCACCCGGATGCTCGCCGGGATCGACGCCGGCCGCATCGAGGCGTTCGACCAGGACGTGGTCTGGTTCGCGCTGCCCGCACCGGACCGTGCCACCGGCCGGGTACGGGTGCACCGCACCGAGGGCGGGGCGCTGCTCGTCCACGACACCCACCCCGACCGGCTGCGGATCGGCTGGACGCTCGGCCACCGGACCTGGAACCGGGCCGCGGCCCGCGGCATCGGCGCGATCCGCGGCGAACTGGCCGCCGAACTCCCGCAGTTCGCCGACCTCATCCACGAACACCTGCACAGCCTGTCCGACCTGAAACTGCTCGACGTGTTCGCCGGGCAGGCGGGCCAGTGGGTCCAGGACGGACTCGTCCTGATCGGCGACAGCGCCCACACCCACGGACCGATCGGCGCGCAGGGCATCAACCTCGCGCTCCAGGACGCGGCCGCGGCGCACCCCGTCCTGGTCGACGCGGTCCGCACGGGCGACGCGAGCAGGGAGCGGTTGCTGCCGTACGAGGAGCGGCGCAGGCCCGCCGCGGCCGCCGTGCACCGGATGCAGCGGATGCAGGCCAAGGCGCTGCTCGGCCGCGGCGGCGCCGTCGCCACCTTCGCCCGCGCCCGCGCCGCCGCCCTGGTGACCCGCACCCCGATCGGTGCGCGCATCACCCACAAGATCGCGTACGGCACGGACCCCGTGGAGGTACGCACCGACCTGTTCGAGGCCACCCGCCCCGAACCGGCGAGGAGTTGA
- a CDS encoding SDR family NAD(P)-dependent oxidoreductase, translating into MSGNQPVALITGATSGIGLEVARQLGHAGHRVFLCARTALDVKQTIADLTDEGLDVDGMVADVRSPESVAAVVRAAVERYGPLTVLVNNAGRSGGGVTADIADELWYDIIDTNLNSVFLMTREVLKNGGLADSPQGRIINIASTAGKQGVLLGAPYSASKHGVVGFTKALGRELAPTGVTVNAVCPGYVETPMAERVRKGYAAAWDTTEDYVQEQFEAKIPLGRYSTPEEVAGLVGYLVSPPAASITAQALNVCGGLGNF; encoded by the coding sequence GTGTCCGGCAACCAGCCTGTCGCCCTGATCACCGGGGCCACCAGCGGCATCGGCCTGGAGGTGGCCCGCCAGCTGGGCCACGCCGGCCACCGTGTCTTCCTGTGCGCCCGCACCGCCCTCGACGTCAAGCAGACGATCGCCGACCTCACCGACGAGGGCCTGGACGTCGACGGCATGGTCGCCGACGTCCGCTCCCCGGAGTCCGTGGCGGCCGTCGTGCGCGCCGCCGTCGAGCGGTACGGGCCCCTCACCGTCCTGGTCAACAACGCGGGCCGCAGCGGTGGCGGCGTCACCGCCGACATCGCCGACGAGCTCTGGTACGACATCATCGACACCAACCTCAACAGCGTGTTCCTGATGACGCGCGAGGTGCTCAAGAACGGCGGCCTGGCCGACTCGCCCCAGGGCCGGATCATCAACATCGCCTCCACCGCAGGAAAGCAGGGCGTCCTGCTCGGTGCCCCCTACAGCGCCTCCAAGCACGGCGTCGTCGGGTTCACCAAGGCGCTGGGCCGGGAGCTCGCGCCCACCGGTGTCACCGTCAACGCGGTCTGCCCCGGCTACGTCGAGACGCCGATGGCGGAGCGGGTGCGCAAGGGGTACGCCGCCGCCTGGGACACCACGGAGGACTACGTCCAGGAGCAGTTCGAGGCGAAGATCCCGCTCGGCCGCTACTCGACGCCCGAGGAAGTCGCCGGTCTGGTCGGCTACTTGGTCTCCCCGCCCGCCGCCTCCATCACCGCGCAGGCGCTCAATGTCTGTGGCGGTCTCGGCAACTTCTGA
- a CDS encoding beta-ketoacyl synthase N-terminal-like domain-containing protein: protein MTATLTEGAGLFGARTVEAAVTGIGVAAPNGLGTEAWWAAVLRGESGIGPVTRFDASGYPARLAGEVSGFVDEDHVPSQLLPQTDRVTRLSLAAAAEALSHAQLDPAGLPDYAVGVVTANAAGGFAFGQRELQELWSKNSRHVSAYQSFAWFYAANSGQISIKHGLRGPSGVIVSEQAGGLDAVTAARRQLRKGIQAVVTGGIDSALCPWGWTAHLAGGGLSTSPTPDRAYLPFSADASGHVVGEGGALLVLEDGDAARARGAAVLATVAGCAATFDPAPGTGTPRLLEAAELALADAGITPGQVDVVFADAAGERAADRAEAEAIAALCGPYAVPVTAPKSMTGRLAAGGSALDLAAAVLALRDQVIPPTTGTRRTAADCPVDLVTGAPRRGRELRTALVLARGRGGFNAATVVRAAG, encoded by the coding sequence ATGACCGCCACCCTGACCGAAGGGGCAGGCCTCTTCGGAGCCCGCACCGTCGAGGCGGCCGTCACCGGCATCGGTGTCGCCGCGCCCAACGGCCTTGGCACCGAGGCCTGGTGGGCCGCCGTACTGCGCGGCGAGAGCGGCATCGGCCCCGTCACCCGCTTCGACGCCTCCGGCTATCCGGCGCGCCTGGCCGGGGAGGTGTCCGGCTTCGTCGACGAGGACCACGTACCGAGCCAGCTCCTTCCGCAGACCGACCGGGTGACCCGCCTCTCGCTCGCCGCCGCGGCCGAGGCCCTGAGCCATGCGCAGCTCGACCCGGCGGGGCTGCCGGACTACGCGGTCGGCGTGGTCACCGCGAATGCCGCGGGCGGCTTCGCGTTCGGCCAGCGCGAACTGCAGGAGCTGTGGAGCAAGAACAGCCGGCACGTCAGCGCGTACCAGTCGTTCGCCTGGTTCTACGCCGCCAACTCGGGCCAGATCTCCATCAAGCACGGCCTGCGCGGCCCCAGCGGTGTCATCGTCTCCGAGCAGGCGGGCGGCCTCGATGCCGTCACGGCCGCCCGGCGCCAGCTGCGCAAGGGCATCCAGGCCGTCGTCACCGGCGGCATCGACTCCGCGCTCTGCCCCTGGGGCTGGACCGCCCATCTCGCGGGCGGCGGCCTCAGCACCAGCCCCACCCCGGACCGCGCCTATCTGCCCTTCTCCGCCGATGCCTCGGGCCATGTCGTCGGCGAGGGCGGCGCGCTGCTCGTCCTGGAGGACGGCGACGCGGCCCGCGCCCGTGGCGCCGCCGTGCTCGCCACCGTCGCCGGCTGCGCGGCCACCTTCGACCCGGCGCCGGGCACCGGTACGCCCCGGCTGCTCGAAGCCGCCGAACTCGCCCTGGCCGACGCGGGGATCACCCCCGGACAGGTCGACGTGGTCTTCGCCGACGCGGCGGGCGAGCGCGCCGCCGACCGGGCCGAGGCGGAGGCGATCGCCGCACTGTGCGGCCCGTACGCGGTACCGGTGACCGCGCCGAAGTCGATGACCGGACGGCTCGCCGCGGGCGGCTCGGCCCTCGACCTGGCGGCCGCCGTCCTGGCCCTGCGCGATCAGGTGATTCCCCCGACCACCGGGACCCGGCGGACCGCCGCCGACTGCCCCGTGGACCTGGTGACCGGCGCGCCCCGACGAGGCCGCGAGCTGCGTACGGCCCTGGTCCTGGCCCGCGGACGCGGCGGCTTCAACGCCGCGACGGTGGTCCGCGCCGCGGGCTGA
- a CDS encoding antibiotic biosynthesis monooxygenase family protein encodes MVTFVNKLTVHGDIDTFLDVKGKLTAYMAAQPGYVSHQTLRHAGAPHVYLELAVWQDAAAHGKAVRSEEFQSLVKGLGPLATPDPGLYETVEDSA; translated from the coding sequence GTGGTGACCTTCGTCAACAAGCTGACCGTGCACGGCGACATCGACACCTTCCTCGACGTCAAGGGCAAGCTCACCGCCTACATGGCCGCCCAGCCCGGCTACGTCAGCCACCAGACCCTGCGCCACGCGGGCGCGCCCCACGTCTATCTGGAGCTCGCCGTCTGGCAGGACGCCGCCGCCCACGGCAAGGCCGTGCGCAGCGAGGAGTTCCAGTCCCTGGTCAAGGGCCTCGGCCCGCTGGCCACCCCCGACCCGGGCCTGTACGAGACCGTCGAGGACAGCGCGTGA